Proteins found in one Bacillota bacterium genomic segment:
- a CDS encoding MarR family transcriptional regulator, with amino-acid sequence MDDTAIKLYTALNRVGRQMHRISHSRAGHYREQMRILKLIEQNNGVIQRDLAWQMDVRASSMTEMLAKLEKRGLVERKQDDDDQRVMHIFLTDQGIKAAQESEQTGEILINSMFKGLTEPEMKQMLILTEKLIESLSAREECSMANSCK; translated from the coding sequence ATGGACGATACAGCAATAAAACTCTATACTGCTTTAAATCGTGTCGGAAGGCAAATGCACAGAATTTCACACAGCAGGGCGGGACACTATAGAGAGCAAATGCGAATACTTAAGCTCATTGAACAAAACAACGGAGTTATACAGCGTGATCTTGCATGGCAGATGGATGTCAGAGCATCGTCTATGACTGAAATGCTTGCTAAGCTCGAAAAACGTGGCTTGGTTGAGCGCAAACAGGATGATGATGACCAACGTGTCATGCATATTTTTTTGACTGATCAGGGCATTAAGGCAGCGCAGGAATCAGAGCAGACTGGGGAAATTCTTATAAACTCTATGTTTAAGGGATTAACTGAGCCAGAAATGAAACAGATGCTGATTCTTACTGAAAAACTAATTGAAAGCCTTAGTGCAAGGGAAGAATGTTCAATGGCTAATAGCTGCAAATAA